A single genomic interval of Apteryx mantelli isolate bAptMan1 chromosome 19, bAptMan1.hap1, whole genome shotgun sequence harbors:
- the NPLOC4 gene encoding nuclear protein localization protein 4 homolog isoform X1: MAETIIIRVQSPEGVKRITATKRETVATFLKKVAKEFGFRNNGFSVYTNRNRTGEITASQNKSLNLLKIKHGDMLFLYPSSPAGSSSETMDTSVSQGLRPVGAPQVVEDEIDQYLIKQDGKIYRNRDQQLCRHGPLGKCVHCVPLEPFDEDYLNHLEPPVKHMSFHAYIRKLTGGADKGKFVALENISCKIKSGCEGHPPWPEGICTKCQPSAITLNRQKYRHVDNIMFENHTIADRFLDFWRKTGNQHLGYLYGRYTEHKDIPLGIRAEVAAIYEPPQIGTQNSLEILEDPKAEVVDEIASKLGLRKVGWIFTDLVSEDTRKGTVRYSRNKDTYYLSAEECITAGNFQNQQPNICRLSPDGHFGSKFVTVVATGGPDNQVHFEGYQVSNQCMALVRDECLLPCRDAPELGYAKESSSEQYVPDVFYKDIDKFGNEITQLARPLPVEYLIIDITTTFPKDPVYTFSISQNPFPIENRDVLGETQDFHSLATYLSQNTSSVFLDIISDFHLLLFLVTNEVMPLRDSISLLLEAVRTKNEELAQTWKKSEQWATIEQLCSTVGVQISGLHEYGAMGGSTHAVSAAMWACQHCTFMNQPGTDHCEMCSLPRT; the protein is encoded by the exons ATGGCGGAGACGATC ATAATCCGTGTGCAGTCCCCGGAAGGGGTGAAGCGCATCACAGCCACGAAGCGAGAAACCGTGGCAACGTTCCTCAAGAAG gTTGCGAAAGAGTTTGGTTTCAGGAATAATGGGTTTTCTGTCTACACCAATAGAAACAGGACAGGAGAGATCACAGCATCGCAAAACAAATCCCTCAACTTACTGAAAATCAA GCATGGCGATATGCTGTTTCTCTACCCTTCGAGTCCTGCTGGCTCCTCCTCAGAGACCATGGACACCTCTGTCTCCCAAGGTTTGCGACCTGTGGGGGCTCCCCAGGTGGTAGAAGATGAGATTGACCAGTATCTGATCAAACAGGATGGAAAGATTTACCGAAATCGAGACCAGCAGCT GTGTCGCCACGGCCCCTTGGGTAAATGTGTGCATTGTGTACCGCTAGAG CCTTTTGATGAGGATTATTTAAACCATCTGGAACCTCCTGTGAAGCATATGTCTTTCCATGCCTACATCAGGAAGCTGACCGGAGGGGCAGACAA GGGGAAATTTGTTGCCCTGGAAAACATCAGCTGCAAGATTAAATCGGGCTGTGAAGGGCACCCTCCTTGGCCAGAGGGCATTTGCACAAAGTGCCAGCCAAGTGCCATCACTCTCAATAGACAG AAATACAGGCATGTTGACAACATCATGTTTGAGAACCACACAATTGCAGATCGCTTCCTAGACTTCTGGCGGAAGACAGGAAACCAACATCTTGGATATTTGTATGGCCGGTACACAGAGCACAAAGACATCCCTCTGGGGATCCGGGCAGAGGTTGCTGCCATCTATGAACCCCCACAG atcGGTACACAGAACAGCCTGGAGATCCTGGAAgatccaaaagcagaggttgtgGATGAGATTGCTTCAAAGCTTGGACTGAGAAAG GTTGGCTGGATATTTACTGACCTGGTCTCGGAAGACACACGGAAAGGGACCGTTCGATACAGCCGAAACAAG GACACTTATTATCTAAGTGCAGAAGAGTGCATCACAGCTGGAAACTTTCAGAACCAGCAGCCCAACATCTGTCGCCTTTCTCCAGATGGTCATTTTGGATCCAAGTTTGTCACAGTTGTGGCTACAG GTGGTCCCGACAACCAGGTCCACTTTGAAGGGTACCAGGTCTCGAATCAGTGCATGGCACTGGTTCGAGATGAGTGTTTGCTGCCCTGCCGAGATGCACCGGAGTTGGGCTATGCAAAGGAGTCCAGCAGTGAGCAGTATGTGCCTGATGTGTTCTATAAG GACATAGACAAGTTTGGCAATGAGATCACACAGCTGGCTCGCCCGCTCCCCGTTGAGTACCTAATCATAGAT atTACTACAACTTTCCCCAAGGATCCAGTCTACACTTTTTCTATTTCTCAAAATCCATTCCCCATCGAGAACCGTGATGTGCTGGGAGAAACTCAG GACTTCCACAGCTTGGCCACGTACCTGTCCCAAAACACTTCCTCGGTTTTCCTAGACATCATTTCTGatttccatctgctcctcttcctggTCACAAATGAGGTCATGCCTCTGCGG GACAGCATCAGCTTGTTGCTGGAGGCCGTGAGGACCAAGAACGAGGAGCTTGCACAGACATGGAAGAAATCTGAGCAGTGGGCCACCATCGAGCAGCTCTGCA GCACAGTCGGCGTCCAGATCTCAGGACTACACGAGTACGGTGCCATGGGCGGCTCGACGCACGCCGTGTcggcagccatgtgggcttgccAGCACTGCACCTTCATGAACCAGCCGGGCACGGACCACTGCGAGATGTGCAGCCTGCCCCGGACCTAG
- the NPLOC4 gene encoding nuclear protein localization protein 4 homolog isoform X2, translating to MLFLYPSSPAGSSSETMDTSVSQGLRPVGAPQVVEDEIDQYLIKQDGKIYRNRDQQLCRHGPLGKCVHCVPLEPFDEDYLNHLEPPVKHMSFHAYIRKLTGGADKGKFVALENISCKIKSGCEGHPPWPEGICTKCQPSAITLNRQKYRHVDNIMFENHTIADRFLDFWRKTGNQHLGYLYGRYTEHKDIPLGIRAEVAAIYEPPQIGTQNSLEILEDPKAEVVDEIASKLGLRKVGWIFTDLVSEDTRKGTVRYSRNKDTYYLSAEECITAGNFQNQQPNICRLSPDGHFGSKFVTVVATGGPDNQVHFEGYQVSNQCMALVRDECLLPCRDAPELGYAKESSSEQYVPDVFYKDIDKFGNEITQLARPLPVEYLIIDITTTFPKDPVYTFSISQNPFPIENRDVLGETQDFHSLATYLSQNTSSVFLDIISDFHLLLFLVTNEVMPLRDSISLLLEAVRTKNEELAQTWKKSEQWATIEQLCSTVGVQISGLHEYGAMGGSTHAVSAAMWACQHCTFMNQPGTDHCEMCSLPRT from the exons ATGCTGTTTCTCTACCCTTCGAGTCCTGCTGGCTCCTCCTCAGAGACCATGGACACCTCTGTCTCCCAAGGTTTGCGACCTGTGGGGGCTCCCCAGGTGGTAGAAGATGAGATTGACCAGTATCTGATCAAACAGGATGGAAAGATTTACCGAAATCGAGACCAGCAGCT GTGTCGCCACGGCCCCTTGGGTAAATGTGTGCATTGTGTACCGCTAGAG CCTTTTGATGAGGATTATTTAAACCATCTGGAACCTCCTGTGAAGCATATGTCTTTCCATGCCTACATCAGGAAGCTGACCGGAGGGGCAGACAA GGGGAAATTTGTTGCCCTGGAAAACATCAGCTGCAAGATTAAATCGGGCTGTGAAGGGCACCCTCCTTGGCCAGAGGGCATTTGCACAAAGTGCCAGCCAAGTGCCATCACTCTCAATAGACAG AAATACAGGCATGTTGACAACATCATGTTTGAGAACCACACAATTGCAGATCGCTTCCTAGACTTCTGGCGGAAGACAGGAAACCAACATCTTGGATATTTGTATGGCCGGTACACAGAGCACAAAGACATCCCTCTGGGGATCCGGGCAGAGGTTGCTGCCATCTATGAACCCCCACAG atcGGTACACAGAACAGCCTGGAGATCCTGGAAgatccaaaagcagaggttgtgGATGAGATTGCTTCAAAGCTTGGACTGAGAAAG GTTGGCTGGATATTTACTGACCTGGTCTCGGAAGACACACGGAAAGGGACCGTTCGATACAGCCGAAACAAG GACACTTATTATCTAAGTGCAGAAGAGTGCATCACAGCTGGAAACTTTCAGAACCAGCAGCCCAACATCTGTCGCCTTTCTCCAGATGGTCATTTTGGATCCAAGTTTGTCACAGTTGTGGCTACAG GTGGTCCCGACAACCAGGTCCACTTTGAAGGGTACCAGGTCTCGAATCAGTGCATGGCACTGGTTCGAGATGAGTGTTTGCTGCCCTGCCGAGATGCACCGGAGTTGGGCTATGCAAAGGAGTCCAGCAGTGAGCAGTATGTGCCTGATGTGTTCTATAAG GACATAGACAAGTTTGGCAATGAGATCACACAGCTGGCTCGCCCGCTCCCCGTTGAGTACCTAATCATAGAT atTACTACAACTTTCCCCAAGGATCCAGTCTACACTTTTTCTATTTCTCAAAATCCATTCCCCATCGAGAACCGTGATGTGCTGGGAGAAACTCAG GACTTCCACAGCTTGGCCACGTACCTGTCCCAAAACACTTCCTCGGTTTTCCTAGACATCATTTCTGatttccatctgctcctcttcctggTCACAAATGAGGTCATGCCTCTGCGG GACAGCATCAGCTTGTTGCTGGAGGCCGTGAGGACCAAGAACGAGGAGCTTGCACAGACATGGAAGAAATCTGAGCAGTGGGCCACCATCGAGCAGCTCTGCA GCACAGTCGGCGTCCAGATCTCAGGACTACACGAGTACGGTGCCATGGGCGGCTCGACGCACGCCGTGTcggcagccatgtgggcttgccAGCACTGCACCTTCATGAACCAGCCGGGCACGGACCACTGCGAGATGTGCAGCCTGCCCCGGACCTAG
- the LOC136993657 gene encoding uncharacterized protein codes for MWLGPTPGQCVKRGRKEPLGARAGGSGARTSGCLRPHRPGPRHSSGIVMRLLPLLLLAALGYAAKPKQPPTAWDDRADAKKAAAKGCANLTVVLDNWKFAITSQMRNLLLFDHETVLPDYGRIRSLSKALDDLYKDFSVLKEQLGWLTARFAEVEAFADELSGARRPVRRRGLPLPARRPPAAPHPSRRPMRLPAPGAHAARV; via the exons ATGTGGCTGGGCCCCACGCCAGGCCAGTGTGttaaaaggggaaggaaggagccgCTTGGAGCCAGAGCCGGGGGTAGCGGAGCCCGGACGAGCGGCTGCCTCCGTCCGCACCGGCCGGGACCTCGACACAGCAG TGGCATCGTGATGCggcttctccctctcctgctcctggcGGCCCTTGGCTACGCGGCCAAGCCGAAGCAGCCGCCGACGGCGTGGGATGACAGGGCGGACG CCAAGAAGGCCGCCGCCAAGGGCTGCGCCAACCTCACCGTGGTCCTCGACAACTGGAAGTTCGCCATCACGTCCCAGATGAGGAACCTGCTGCTCTTCGACCATGAGACGGTGCTGCCCGACTACGGGAG GATCCGCTCGCTCTCCAAGGCCCTGGACGACCTGTACAAGGATTTCAGCGTCCTGAAGGAGCAGCTGGGGTGGCTGACGGCCCGCTTCGCCGAGGTGGAGGCCTTCGCCGACGAGCTgagcggggcccggcgccccgtgcgccgccgggggctgcccctgcccgcccgccggccccccgccgctCCGCACCCCTCGCGACGCCCCATGCGGCTCCCGGCACCTGGAGCACATGCGGCACGAGTTTGA